The Thermotoga sp. Ku-13t DNA segment TTCACCAAAACGTTTGAGATACTCATCATGGTGGTCCTCGGTGGGCTCGGGAGCATAAGTGGTTCGATCATCGGAGCTGCCATTTACACCGTGGGGCTGGAATTCCTCCGAATTCTGGAAAGTCCGTTCAAAGTCTGGTTCATCAACTATCCAGGCATACCGGGTATGAGGATGGTAGTACTCGCGGTCATATTGATAGTGCTCATGCTCTTCTGGCAGAGGGGCATCATGGGTAGAAACGAGCTCAGCTGGGAAATGTTCTTTTCGCTGTTCTCGAGGTTGAGGCGGGGTGGCAGAAAATGAGCGAAGTCGTACTCGAACTCAAGAACGTCACGAAGCGTTTTGGCGGCTTGACGGCCGTCGACAGGTTCATCGGATACGTTAAAAATCGCGAACTGCTGGGTCTCATAGGACCGAACGGGGCAGGGAAAACCACACTGTTCAATCTGATCACCGGGATGTACGAACCGGATGAAGGTGAGATCCTCTTTTTAGGTCACAGGCTGAACGGTTTAAAGCCCCACCAGGTGACGCAACTCGGTATAGCTAGGACCTTTCAGAATATAAGGTTGTTCTCCGATATGAGTGTTCTCGAGAACGTCATGGTGGCGCAGCATTGCAAGCTCCGTAGCACACTTTCGATGTTCAGTTTCGTCTTCAAAATCCCATCTGCACTCAAGTTTGAGAGACAGGTCAAGACACGGTCTGAAAAGCTTTTGGAAAAAGTGGGTTTATTGCACTTCGCCAACGAGAAAGCGAGCGCCCTTCCTTACGGTTTGCAGCGTAAACTGGAAATAGCGAGGGCACTTGCCACGGAACCAAAACTCCTTTTGCTCGACGAACCTGCGGCGGGTATGAACCCGCAGGAAACGTCCGAGTTGATGGTGTTCATAAAGACGGTAAGGGACGAATTCAACCTCAGCATAATCGTGATAGAGCACGACATGAAGGTCATCATGGGGATATGTGAGAGGATCTACGTCATGGATTACGGCAAACTCATCGCGGAAGGAACACCTAAGGAGATACAATCAAACCCACTGGTGATCAGGGCGTACCTGGGCGAGGAGGTGCTCGTATGAACGATGTAGTCCTGTCTGTCGAAAACCTACATGTTCATTACGGAAGCATCCATGCGGTGAAGGGCATCTCCTTGCGCGTGAAGAAGGGTCAGATCGTGACGCTCATCGGTGCCAACGGAGCCGGTAAGAGTACGACACTGAAGGCCATCATGAATCTGGTGAAGAAGAGTTCGGGCAGGGTGATCTTCAACGGGAACGACATATCGAAACTTCCCACGCACGAAATAGTGCTGGCAGGGATAAGCCTGGTTCCGGAAGGAAGACGAATCTTCCCAAACCTGACAGTCTATGAAAATCTCATGATGGCCGCTTATTCGCGAAAGAACAAGAACGAAATCGATAAGGATCTGGATTTCGTCTTCTCTTTGTTCCCGAGGCTGAAAGAACGTCTGAAACAGCCCGGTGGTACGCTGTCCGGAGGGGAACAACAGATGCTCGCGCTCGCGAGAGGCTTGATGAGCCGTCCAAAGCTGCTAATGCTCGACGAACCTTCACTCGGTCTGGCGCCGCTGCTTGTCAAGGAAGT contains these protein-coding regions:
- a CDS encoding ABC transporter ATP-binding protein produces the protein MNDVVLSVENLHVHYGSIHAVKGISLRVKKGQIVTLIGANGAGKSTTLKAIMNLVKKSSGRVIFNGNDISKLPTHEIVLAGISLVPEGRRIFPNLTVYENLMMAAYSRKNKNEIDKDLDFVFSLFPRLKERLKQPGGTLSGGEQQMLALARGLMSRPKLLMLDEPSLGLAPLLVKEVFEVIKKIRQEGVTVLLIEQNALGALRIADYGYVLETGRIVLEDEAAKLLNNEGVKKAYLGIA
- a CDS encoding ABC transporter ATP-binding protein encodes the protein MSEVVLELKNVTKRFGGLTAVDRFIGYVKNRELLGLIGPNGAGKTTLFNLITGMYEPDEGEILFLGHRLNGLKPHQVTQLGIARTFQNIRLFSDMSVLENVMVAQHCKLRSTLSMFSFVFKIPSALKFERQVKTRSEKLLEKVGLLHFANEKASALPYGLQRKLEIARALATEPKLLLLDEPAAGMNPQETSELMVFIKTVRDEFNLSIIVIEHDMKVIMGICERIYVMDYGKLIAEGTPKEIQSNPLVIRAYLGEEVLV